Proteins co-encoded in one Pyxidicoccus xibeiensis genomic window:
- a CDS encoding sulfite exporter TauE/SafE family protein, producing the protein MTTLYMGLAASLLVGVLLGMLGGGGSILTVPLLVYVMGVEPRTAIAMSLVVVGVTSASGAVVHARAGRVRWRTALIFGGGGMAGAFLGGRLNPLIPSTVLLLLFAGVMSAAAVAMLRRKEAPPASATAPAPEALPVARVLVQGLVVGLLSGLVGAGGGFLIVPALALVGLPTPVASATSLVVIALQCAAGFLGHLGHVQLPWELTGAVLVVAMTGSLVGGRLAEHVSPATLRRSFAVFVLATAAVLLVAQAPAPLHAMLEQAGAWPWAVAMTGVGLPLTLWRLRGARHR; encoded by the coding sequence ATGACCACGCTCTACATGGGCCTCGCCGCCTCGCTGCTGGTGGGCGTGCTGCTGGGGATGCTCGGGGGTGGCGGCTCCATCCTCACCGTGCCGCTGCTGGTGTACGTGATGGGTGTGGAGCCACGGACGGCCATCGCCATGTCCCTGGTGGTGGTGGGCGTCACCAGCGCCAGCGGCGCCGTCGTCCACGCGCGGGCGGGGCGGGTGCGCTGGCGCACCGCGCTCATCTTCGGTGGCGGTGGCATGGCCGGCGCGTTTCTCGGCGGGCGGCTCAACCCGCTCATTCCGTCCACCGTCCTGCTGCTGCTCTTCGCGGGCGTCATGTCGGCCGCCGCCGTGGCCATGCTCCGGCGCAAGGAGGCGCCCCCTGCTTCCGCGACCGCACCCGCTCCCGAGGCGCTCCCGGTGGCCCGGGTGCTGGTGCAGGGCCTGGTGGTGGGGCTGCTGTCGGGGCTCGTGGGAGCGGGGGGCGGCTTCCTCATCGTCCCCGCGCTGGCGCTGGTGGGCCTGCCCACGCCGGTGGCCTCCGCCACGTCGCTGGTGGTCATCGCGCTCCAGTGTGCCGCGGGCTTCCTGGGCCACCTGGGCCACGTCCAGCTGCCCTGGGAGCTCACGGGCGCGGTGCTGGTGGTGGCGATGACGGGCAGCCTCGTGGGCGGGCGGCTCGCGGAGCACGTGTCACCGGCCACGCTGCGCCGGAGCTTCGCCGTGTTCGTGCTCGCCACCGCGGCCGTCCTGCTGGTGGCGCAGGCACCGGCGCCGCTGCACGCCATGCTGGAACAGGCGGGAGCCTGGCCATGGGCGGTGGCGATGACGGGTGTGGGCCTGCCGCTGACGCTCTGGCGCCTGCGCGGGGCCCGGCACCGCTAG
- a CDS encoding formate--tetrahydrofolate ligase — MTLRAIAEVGAELGLSPEHVLPWGTHRAKVSLDALKSHGGKQGRLVLVSAINPTPPGEGKTTMSVALAMGLRKRGRRAVAALREPSLGPVFGVKGGGTGGGQASLEPAADINLHFTGDLHAITSANNLLAALVDNAVYYGQPVAIDSTRVRWRRAMDMNDRFLRNVIVGLGGKAHGVPREGAFDITAASEVMAILALADGLKDLEARLGRIVVGHSPDGKPVRARDVDAAAAMVALLKDALMPNLVQTREGGPAIVHAGPFGNIAHGCSSVLGTRLGLAHADEVVTEAGFGFDLGAEKFLDIKCRNAGVWPRGVVLVVTLRALKHHGGAAAAKVAEPDRDALVRGFEHLEKHLETVAAFGLPAVMCVNRFPQDTEAELEELRAFGRARGVELAVCEGFARGGDGSLELADRVLEMLNRTDAAPPRPRFLYELSQPPEEKVRAIARTVYGADDVVFTAGAMKDLQTVRELGGAELPVCMAKTHLSLSDDPTKVGRPRGFTLTVREVRLSAGAGFMVALTGDILTMPGLPREPAARRITVHDDGRITGLMQGE, encoded by the coding sequence ATGACGCTGAGAGCCATCGCCGAAGTGGGCGCCGAGCTGGGCCTGTCGCCCGAGCACGTGCTGCCCTGGGGAACCCACCGCGCCAAGGTGTCGCTGGACGCGCTGAAGTCGCACGGCGGGAAGCAGGGCCGCCTGGTGCTGGTGTCCGCCATCAACCCCACGCCTCCGGGTGAGGGGAAGACGACCATGTCCGTGGCCCTGGCCATGGGCCTGCGCAAGCGCGGGCGCCGCGCGGTGGCCGCCCTGCGTGAGCCGTCGCTGGGCCCCGTCTTCGGCGTGAAGGGCGGAGGCACCGGCGGCGGGCAGGCCAGCCTGGAGCCCGCGGCCGACATCAACCTGCACTTCACCGGCGACCTGCACGCGATTACCAGCGCCAACAACCTGCTCGCCGCGCTGGTGGACAACGCCGTGTACTACGGCCAGCCGGTGGCCATCGACTCCACGCGCGTGCGCTGGCGGCGCGCCATGGACATGAACGACCGGTTCCTGCGCAACGTCATCGTCGGCCTCGGCGGCAAGGCGCACGGCGTGCCGCGCGAGGGCGCCTTCGACATCACCGCCGCCAGCGAGGTGATGGCCATCCTCGCCCTGGCCGACGGGCTCAAGGATTTGGAGGCGCGGCTGGGGCGCATCGTCGTGGGCCACTCGCCGGACGGGAAGCCCGTGCGCGCCCGGGACGTGGACGCGGCGGCGGCCATGGTGGCGCTGCTCAAGGACGCGCTGATGCCCAACCTCGTGCAGACGCGCGAGGGCGGCCCGGCCATCGTCCACGCGGGGCCCTTCGGCAACATCGCGCACGGGTGCAGCTCGGTGCTCGGCACGCGGCTGGGGCTGGCCCACGCGGACGAGGTGGTGACGGAGGCCGGCTTCGGCTTCGACCTGGGCGCGGAGAAGTTCCTCGACATCAAGTGCCGCAACGCGGGCGTGTGGCCCCGGGGCGTGGTGCTGGTGGTGACGCTGCGCGCGCTGAAGCACCATGGCGGCGCGGCGGCCGCGAAGGTGGCCGAGCCGGACCGCGACGCGCTCGTGCGTGGCTTCGAGCACCTGGAGAAGCACCTGGAGACGGTGGCCGCGTTCGGCCTGCCCGCCGTCATGTGCGTCAACCGCTTCCCGCAGGACACGGAGGCGGAGCTGGAGGAGCTGCGCGCCTTCGGCCGGGCCCGGGGTGTGGAGCTGGCCGTGTGCGAGGGCTTCGCGCGAGGTGGAGACGGCTCGCTGGAGCTGGCCGACCGCGTGCTGGAGATGCTGAATCGCACGGACGCCGCGCCGCCCCGCCCGCGCTTCCTCTACGAGCTGTCCCAGCCGCCCGAGGAGAAGGTCCGCGCGATTGCCCGCACCGTGTACGGCGCGGACGACGTGGTCTTCACGGCGGGGGCCATGAAGGACCTGCAGACGGTGCGCGAGCTGGGCGGCGCGGAGCTGCCGGTGTGCATGGCGAAGACGCACCTGTCGCTGTCCGACGACCCGACGAAGGTGGGACGGCCTCGCGGCTTCACGCTCACCGTGCGCGAGGTGCGGCTGTCCGCCGGCGCGGGCTTCATGGTGGCGCTCACCGGCGACATCCTCACCATGCCCGGCCTGCCCCGCGAGCCCGCGGCCCGTCGCATCACCGTCCACGACGACGGCCGCATCACCGGGCTGATGCAGGGCGAGTGA